A genomic stretch from Aedes albopictus strain Foshan chromosome 2, AalbF5, whole genome shotgun sequence includes:
- the LOC115255526 gene encoding uncharacterized protein LOC115255526, with amino-acid sequence MPDTIVSSLHFESISQQDTGLNSTKMKITPRTARALLMLLVASILIAKIECAPYQQRMAAEDSMRHLARNDLVRIFQEDAKWGSSSHSGRSSEEVRYQPNTSVFPVGAGAIPVATVPF; translated from the exons ATGCCCGACACGATCGTCTCATCATTACATTTCGAAAGCATCTCTCAGCAAGACACAGGACTCAATTCAACCAAAATGAAAATCACACCCAGAACAGCCCGTGCGCTGCTGATGCTGTTGGTGGCATCGATTCTGATTGCCAAAATAG AATGCGCCCCATACCAGCAGCGAATGgctgccgaagacagcatgagaCATCTCGCCAGGAATGATCTTGTCCGG ATTTTCCAAGAGGATGCCAAGTGGGGATCGTCTAGCCATTCCGGCAGGAGCTCTGAAGAAGTGAGATACCAACCAAATACTTCGGTATTTCCAGTTGGCGCCGGTGCGATACCCGTTGCAACCGTCcctttttaa